In Castor canadensis chromosome 11, mCasCan1.hap1v2, whole genome shotgun sequence, a single genomic region encodes these proteins:
- the Aqp10 gene encoding aquaporin-10 isoform X2, whose amino-acid sequence MFLAGSLAVTIAIYVAGNVSGAHLNPAFSLAMCLLGRFPWAKLPIYCFVQLLSAFCASGVTYLLYYDALQNYTGGNLTVTGPKETASIFATYPAPYLSLNNGFLDQVLGTGMLILGLLAILDRRNKGVPAGLEPVVVGLLILTIGLSMGVNCGFPLNPARDLGPRLFTYLAGWGPEVFSAGNGWWWVPVVAPLVGATLGTATYQLMVALHHPEEQPAQDLASAQNKASDSKTPVSVQTLECKL is encoded by the exons ATGTTTCTGGCTGGCTCTCTGGCTGTTACGATAGCCATCTACGTGGCTGGCAATGTCTCAG GAGCCCACCTGAATCCAGCCTTCTCCCTGGCCATGTGCCTCCTGGGTCGCTTCCCCTGGGCCAAGCTCCCTATTTACTGCTTTGTACAGCTGCTGTCTGCTTTCTGTGCCTCAGGAGTCACCTATCTTCTATACTATG ATGCCTTACAGAACTACACAGGTGGGAACCTGACAGTGACTGGCCCCAAAGAGACAGCCTCTATCTTTGCCACCTATCCTGCCCCTTATCTGTCCCTGAACAATGGCTTCCTGGATCAG GTTCTAGGTACTGGGATGCTGATTTTGGGGCTCTTAGCCATCCTGGACAGACGGAACAAGGGAGTGCCTGCGGGTCTGGAGCCTGTAGTGGTGGGACTGCTGATCTTGACCATTGGACTATCCATGGGTGTCAACTGTGGGTTCCCACTCAACCCTGCCCGGGACCTGGGTCCACGGCTCTTCACCTACCTGGCTGGCTGGGGCCCTGAAGTTTTCAG tgctggtaatGGCTGGTGGTGGGTGCCTGTGGTGGCCCCTCTGGTGGGGGCCACCCTTGGCACAGCCACATACCAACTGATGGTGGCTCTGCATCACCCTGAAGAACAGCCAGCTCAAGATCTCGCGTCTGCTCAGAACAAAGCTTCAGACTCGAAAACTCCTGTCTCAGTTCAGACGCTGGAGTGTAAGCTGTGA
- the Aqp10 gene encoding aquaporin-10 isoform X1 produces the protein MSCTQLLIKIRGQLQIHNLLIRQCLAEFLGVFVLMLLTQGAVAQAVTSGETRGNFFTMFLAGSLAVTIAIYVAGNVSGAHLNPAFSLAMCLLGRFPWAKLPIYCFVQLLSAFCASGVTYLLYYDALQNYTGGNLTVTGPKETASIFATYPAPYLSLNNGFLDQVLGTGMLILGLLAILDRRNKGVPAGLEPVVVGLLILTIGLSMGVNCGFPLNPARDLGPRLFTYLAGWGPEVFSAGNGWWWVPVVAPLVGATLGTATYQLMVALHHPEEQPAQDLASAQNKASDSKTPVSVQTLECKL, from the exons ATGTCCTGTACTCAGCTCCTGATCAAAATCAGGGGACAACTCCAGATCCACAACCTCCTGATCCGACAGTGCCTGGCAGAGTTTCTGGGTGTCTTCGTGCTGATG CTGCTCACCCAAGGGGCTGTAGCTCAAGCTGTTACCAGTGGAGAAACCAGAGGCAACTTCTTTACCATGTTTCTGGCTGGCTCTCTGGCTGTTACGATAGCCATCTACGTGGCTGGCAATGTCTCAG GAGCCCACCTGAATCCAGCCTTCTCCCTGGCCATGTGCCTCCTGGGTCGCTTCCCCTGGGCCAAGCTCCCTATTTACTGCTTTGTACAGCTGCTGTCTGCTTTCTGTGCCTCAGGAGTCACCTATCTTCTATACTATG ATGCCTTACAGAACTACACAGGTGGGAACCTGACAGTGACTGGCCCCAAAGAGACAGCCTCTATCTTTGCCACCTATCCTGCCCCTTATCTGTCCCTGAACAATGGCTTCCTGGATCAG GTTCTAGGTACTGGGATGCTGATTTTGGGGCTCTTAGCCATCCTGGACAGACGGAACAAGGGAGTGCCTGCGGGTCTGGAGCCTGTAGTGGTGGGACTGCTGATCTTGACCATTGGACTATCCATGGGTGTCAACTGTGGGTTCCCACTCAACCCTGCCCGGGACCTGGGTCCACGGCTCTTCACCTACCTGGCTGGCTGGGGCCCTGAAGTTTTCAG tgctggtaatGGCTGGTGGTGGGTGCCTGTGGTGGCCCCTCTGGTGGGGGCCACCCTTGGCACAGCCACATACCAACTGATGGTGGCTCTGCATCACCCTGAAGAACAGCCAGCTCAAGATCTCGCGTCTGCTCAGAACAAAGCTTCAGACTCGAAAACTCCTGTCTCAGTTCAGACGCTGGAGTGTAAGCTGTGA